From a region of the Salinispira pacifica genome:
- a CDS encoding McrC family protein, whose translation MITIYQDYQSNLGSGWENHRTNLLSFKQLIGDQNLILQADGTLRIAHYVGFLSKGNTQLQILPKIFAGASYPNPLEEQQQASQLLHRLLTWSDFMNFKELSDSTVTDEEASLLEQIIRLFVHRFIRLHQRDVHRNYIHEEDELLYIRGKILFPDSFYTGLKRPGYLKNKFDELSMDNLINGTIKSTLQIMLLSSRSMNNKRLLRQAIGYLEDVSELPLSIEIFSTIIFNRMNQQYESLINLAKLIFQGRQPGFASGGQKSLSLLLPLNLLFEQTVYHMLVDAFREEGGEVRFQEGKFWGKSTDQQYHFKLIPDFWVTKGKNITHILDTKFKNPISSDGKIELSAGDMYQLNAYASRFQCDQLSLIYPRFIGQPNLSGRETCIETYRLVNFDKEVTLRVIQIDIMKENREEIVEDLRLGLSQ comes from the coding sequence ATGATCACGATATATCAGGATTATCAATCAAATCTCGGATCGGGTTGGGAAAATCACCGGACGAATCTCCTGAGTTTCAAACAACTCATAGGTGATCAGAACCTCATCCTGCAGGCTGACGGAACACTACGCATTGCTCATTATGTGGGGTTTCTTTCAAAAGGAAATACACAGCTTCAAATTCTTCCAAAGATATTCGCCGGTGCATCATATCCAAATCCCTTGGAAGAACAACAGCAGGCAAGCCAGCTGCTGCATCGACTCCTGACCTGGTCGGACTTTATGAATTTCAAGGAACTCTCAGACAGTACAGTCACAGATGAAGAAGCATCCCTTCTGGAACAAATCATCAGACTATTTGTACATCGCTTCATTCGGCTGCATCAGCGGGATGTGCACCGAAACTACATTCATGAAGAGGATGAGCTGTTGTACATCCGAGGCAAAATCCTGTTCCCGGACTCGTTCTATACAGGACTGAAAAGGCCCGGATATCTGAAGAACAAATTCGATGAATTATCCATGGATAACCTTATAAACGGCACCATTAAGTCTACGCTCCAGATTATGCTCCTCAGCTCTCGGAGCATGAATAACAAACGGCTATTGCGGCAGGCCATTGGTTATCTGGAGGATGTCTCAGAACTGCCATTATCAATCGAGATCTTCAGTACTATTATCTTTAATCGGATGAATCAACAATATGAATCTCTAATCAATCTTGCAAAGCTTATATTTCAAGGCAGACAACCAGGTTTCGCTTCCGGTGGTCAGAAGTCGTTGAGCCTGCTGCTCCCTCTAAACCTACTGTTCGAGCAAACTGTGTATCATATGCTTGTAGATGCTTTTCGTGAGGAAGGAGGAGAAGTACGTTTTCAGGAGGGGAAATTCTGGGGGAAATCAACCGACCAACAATATCACTTTAAGCTAATCCCGGATTTCTGGGTTACAAAGGGTAAAAACATCACTCACATTCTGGATACAAAATTCAAAAACCCCATAAGCAGTGATGGTAAAATTGAATTATCAGCCGGGGATATGTACCAGCTCAATGCGTATGCATCAAGATTTCAATGCGATCAGCTCTCTCTCATTTACCCCCGATTTATTGGGCAACCAAACTTATCAGGAAGAGAAACGTGCATTGAAACCTATCGCTTGGTAAATTTCGATAAGGAAGTGACTCTGCGTGTCATTCAAATCGATATCATGAAGGAGAACCGGGAGGAGATTGTTGAGGATTTGCGGTTGGGACTCAGTCAATAG
- a CDS encoding Abi family protein gives MSHYKAPPTTVEEQIALLESRGMLIKDHHVATQFLKQVSYYRFAGYALPFEKHFPRKRTHRYKPSTSFEMVTQLYEFDRDLRGILLRAIERIEITFRSQICFHAANITKDSHWTTDMRQFDSRFDFARYIEKIQIEVDRSSEPFIEYYQETYDTPEIPASWMLIEILGFGTWSRVYKSLRSDDIRRRVADYFSISSHLLESWIEAITILRNICAHHGRTWNRASLTLPKMTNRMKRLYPESSISRSRIIILLDVIHELLQPIAESQSAFTNEISELLLNYPSIPRHPMGMNRTVPNSTTNIRDLIIS, from the coding sequence ATGAGTCATTACAAAGCGCCACCTACTACAGTTGAAGAGCAAATTGCACTTCTTGAAAGCAGAGGGATGTTGATTAAAGATCATCATGTTGCCACTCAGTTTCTAAAACAAGTCAGTTATTATCGGTTCGCAGGATACGCACTTCCATTTGAAAAACATTTCCCGAGAAAACGTACACATCGATATAAACCTTCGACTTCATTTGAGATGGTAACTCAGTTATATGAGTTCGATCGGGATTTAAGAGGAATCCTGCTCCGCGCTATCGAACGCATTGAAATTACATTTCGTTCCCAGATCTGTTTCCATGCGGCAAACATCACAAAAGATTCACACTGGACCACTGATATGAGACAGTTTGATTCGCGTTTTGATTTCGCCAGATATATCGAGAAAATACAGATCGAAGTTGATCGATCAAGTGAGCCATTCATTGAATACTACCAGGAGACATATGATACACCGGAAATCCCCGCATCATGGATGCTCATCGAAATACTGGGCTTTGGAACGTGGTCAAGGGTATACAAAAGCCTCAGAAGTGATGACATTCGGAGGCGGGTTGCCGATTATTTCAGCATATCCTCACACCTGCTTGAATCCTGGATTGAGGCTATTACCATACTCAGAAACATTTGTGCACATCATGGGCGTACTTGGAACCGTGCATCTCTAACGCTACCGAAAATGACCAACAGAATGAAGCGGCTGTATCCAGAAAGCTCCATTTCCAGATCCCGCATAATTATTCTGCTTGATGTGATTCACGAACTACTTCAGCCAATTGCTGAATCACAATCTGCGTTTACCAATGAGATTTCAGAATTATTACTGAATTACCCGAGCATTCCACGCCACCCAATGGGAATGAATAGAACAGTCCCTAATTCAACTACAAATATCCGGGACCTTATTATCAGCTAA
- a CDS encoding DUF4258 domain-containing protein, producing MQKRFSGSPDIISQRSERITGLCISQHAKERMISRQISKKDVERVLRHGLIDDTRDDRVVRYIPESPFYQVQSQKLEGLRGCRVIVSRDGVIVTVMWKEDDV from the coding sequence ATGCAAAAGAGATTTTCCGGGTCACCGGATATCATTTCACAAAGATCAGAACGAATAACAGGACTTTGCATCAGCCAACACGCAAAGGAGCGAATGATCAGCCGCCAAATCTCGAAGAAAGACGTCGAGCGTGTCCTCCGACACGGTCTGATAGATGACACAAGAGATGATCGTGTCGTCAGATACATCCCCGAATCACCATTTTACCAGGTTCAGTCCCAAAAGCTGGAGGGACTGAGAGGATGCCGTGTCATTGTCTCCCGTGATGGAGTGATTGTAACGGTAATGTGGAAGGAGGATGACGTATGA
- a CDS encoding B12-binding domain-containing radical SAM protein: protein MNILIISFDIHKPEHPVRNLAMGNLLSAWKQTVPNANIEHQSINCIDPEFDLNSMVQKLFERRKFYSEDFVAFAVAIWSERYVLQATKILQRLGFSGQFIFGGYQITGTDPDSLTATYPENSIFVRGFGESALQHILDCSPNSECKQTVFCFNELSDFPQPYTDGSIQFTDSVTSANIESKRGCPYACSYCAHDTVHNRQIYEKSVTHSIEEIALLVSHGLKKINIIDPVFNTGRSYMEIAHWISTSASSDTQYTVQYKLRDNMKKFLQYCSSGKIHLEIGIQSLDSNVLANINRSEKPEVTLNRLKEVANFTSCEVSIIYGLPGQTLKSFEDTVNRLQRIKNVIIKAYPLMLLPGTQLHHQREKWKYEERMDSSGIPYVSKSTSFSKAAYQKMEEIALNIK from the coding sequence ATGAATATCCTGATCATCTCTTTCGATATACATAAACCGGAACACCCCGTTCGAAATCTTGCTATGGGAAATCTCTTATCGGCATGGAAACAGACAGTACCGAACGCAAATATCGAACACCAAAGTATTAATTGCATTGACCCTGAGTTTGATCTCAATTCTATGGTTCAGAAGCTTTTCGAAAGGAGAAAATTCTACTCGGAAGATTTTGTTGCATTTGCTGTCGCAATCTGGTCCGAACGATATGTACTTCAAGCAACAAAAATCCTGCAACGCCTGGGCTTTTCAGGCCAGTTTATCTTCGGGGGGTATCAAATCACAGGAACAGACCCAGATTCACTAACAGCAACCTATCCGGAAAACAGCATCTTCGTACGAGGATTTGGGGAGTCTGCGCTGCAACACATCCTTGACTGTTCACCCAATTCAGAATGTAAGCAGACAGTTTTCTGCTTCAATGAGCTTTCGGATTTTCCCCAGCCATACACGGACGGTTCAATCCAGTTTACAGATTCCGTAACGTCTGCAAATATTGAATCGAAGAGAGGCTGTCCATATGCCTGTAGTTATTGTGCTCACGATACGGTACATAATCGCCAAATTTATGAGAAGTCTGTCACACACTCCATAGAAGAGATTGCGTTGCTGGTATCCCACGGTCTGAAGAAAATCAACATTATCGATCCTGTATTTAACACGGGAAGATCTTATATGGAAATTGCTCACTGGATCTCAACATCAGCAAGTTCAGATACTCAATACACAGTCCAATATAAATTACGGGATAACATGAAAAAATTTCTTCAGTACTGTAGCTCTGGGAAAATACACCTAGAAATAGGCATTCAAAGTCTGGATTCCAATGTGCTTGCGAACATAAATCGCTCGGAAAAACCGGAGGTCACATTAAATAGATTGAAGGAGGTTGCAAATTTCACTTCCTGCGAGGTGAGTATCATATACGGATTGCCTGGACAGACACTCAAATCATTTGAAGACACCGTCAACAGGCTCCAGCGGATCAAGAACGTGATAATTAAAGCTTATCCACTAATGTTGCTGCCTGGGACTCAACTCCATCATCAAAGGGAGAAGTGGAAGTATGAGGAACGAATGGACTCTTCAGGAATCCCCTATGTATCAAAATCAACTAGTTTTTCCAAGGCTGCGTATCAAAAAATGGAAGAGATTGCATTGAATATAAAATAA
- a CDS encoding Tn7-like element transposition protein TnsE translates to MKLKGIAKDSTVYGIGSFFRSHRDSDWKLNINLRDSKSRGYAYLSEIHLLARRRILNPSHASKTAGYKKNIFITDAREWKSCSISDFELPGISSDGDGEQLCFVFDYGDIKCYLPQFELARALFFNSAYLSSLSMKQNGLAEEFDISVEESSSQSYINILPNSNLPSNIRRHNPSLQHLSWLLFDKDARRSYESIFTNIVENSTVSKNYRKWNFRFDPPSLKDVKLIVHGRLDKDLKVFFGWEIHSISNLKSDSPAEVEFIDPKLSMSFSGGRGADSKGSAPGAEIEIDNDQTPNPDQGLQEIEAPQVKFQFRHPIAIRRSGRGKKRTAGTGIETDEDFTESSIVEVSTNESSVFGAAKPAEFAGIEILANDVDYNHVTSFTQFNMMINKLCQRADVQHISSGAHPLPALSRYSKYCLDDGSDRLILSHHIKLLGNSIILLEVDTFDCPGKLSTLLLKRNNSTLDSLWEKEQFRIECELVKQSLNWPTDYLNNISPNMYIRVKHPRLNMPSLQQALWLKQWPERIHIAASTII, encoded by the coding sequence ATGAAATTAAAAGGCATAGCTAAAGACTCCACAGTCTATGGGATCGGGTCTTTTTTTAGATCACATCGAGATTCGGACTGGAAATTGAATATCAATCTTAGAGATTCAAAGAGTAGAGGCTACGCATATCTTTCAGAAATTCATTTGCTTGCGCGTCGGAGGATTCTAAATCCAAGTCACGCTTCTAAAACTGCAGGATATAAAAAAAACATTTTCATTACGGATGCTCGGGAATGGAAATCTTGTAGCATAAGTGATTTTGAGCTCCCTGGTATTTCTTCGGATGGAGATGGAGAACAACTTTGTTTTGTTTTCGATTATGGAGATATAAAATGCTACTTACCTCAATTTGAATTAGCTCGAGCTCTATTCTTTAACAGCGCATACCTTTCGAGTCTATCCATGAAACAGAATGGTTTGGCAGAAGAATTTGATATTTCCGTCGAAGAATCATCTTCCCAAAGTTATATAAATATTCTACCAAATTCTAATTTGCCGAGTAATATTCGGCGGCATAATCCGAGTTTGCAGCATCTTTCCTGGCTTCTATTTGATAAGGACGCACGCAGATCATATGAAAGCATTTTCACAAATATAGTAGAAAATAGCACTGTCTCGAAAAATTACCGAAAGTGGAATTTTCGATTTGATCCCCCCTCACTAAAGGACGTGAAACTAATAGTCCATGGGAGATTAGATAAGGATCTGAAGGTATTTTTCGGTTGGGAAATCCACTCAATTTCAAATCTTAAAAGTGATTCTCCAGCAGAAGTAGAATTTATAGATCCAAAACTGTCTATGAGTTTTTCTGGAGGTCGAGGTGCAGACTCAAAAGGTTCTGCTCCCGGTGCGGAGATTGAGATAGATAATGATCAAACCCCGAATCCAGATCAAGGCCTTCAAGAGATCGAAGCTCCCCAAGTGAAATTCCAATTCCGTCATCCGATTGCCATCAGGAGATCTGGAAGAGGCAAAAAACGCACTGCCGGAACTGGAATAGAAACTGATGAAGATTTTACTGAATCATCCATCGTTGAAGTATCTACAAATGAGTCAAGTGTGTTTGGTGCTGCTAAACCTGCGGAATTTGCCGGTATCGAAATTCTTGCAAATGATGTTGATTATAATCATGTCACCAGCTTTACTCAGTTTAATATGATGATAAATAAATTATGTCAACGAGCAGATGTGCAGCATATATCTTCTGGTGCTCACCCCCTGCCAGCATTAAGTAGGTATTCAAAGTATTGCCTAGATGATGGATCGGATCGATTGATTCTGAGTCATCATATTAAGCTCCTGGGTAATTCTATTATTCTTCTTGAGGTTGATACTTTCGATTGTCCGGGTAAATTGTCGACATTGTTGCTCAAGCGAAACAACTCGACGCTTGATTCTCTATGGGAGAAAGAGCAATTCAGAATAGAGTGTGAGCTTGTGAAACAATCATTGAATTGGCCCACGGATTATCTCAATAACATTTCTCCCAATATGTACATTCGGGTTAAACATCCACGTTTAAACATGCCTTCCTTACAACAAGCTTTATGGCTTAAGCAATGGCCCGAGCGAATTCATATCGCAGCCAGCACTATTATTTGA
- a CDS encoding TnsD family Tn7-like transposition protein gives MLNFPLPYRDELLYSVIARAGVRQGIQSPKQLLDEVFGSRMVIATIDLPSHLDQVANWLTESYTVERLIYENTLFPLYAPFVPEENRRRCLNWMKKSSYGSAHLALGVAASVVKTSKYVRYCPACMREQFNIHGEYYWIREWQVPGINFCTKHGQLINTQISRPQAARHRFIAASPALCPSFYQKKIDPLLLAVNEQVRILLGLPELSSPSFSQWTEYYHTLAYSLGYRRGSRQIDHEGIYGKINECWSRSFLQDNNLLIDDFDNSDTSWMRAIFRKHRKSFSFLQHIVVHQALLGEDWNIKEVLHRVQRIPVISYQRTTCETDSLIHTLSTDQTTWLSLLENLSPKQARMYDKALYARLYRADHKWLITVNSDKRFDRSSGNRSRVDWPARDQKYYIELMDAYKFVSENRFSPRRSKRFLLKQSDSPSTLEKNLNRLPLVRNFIENHAEDVSAYQIRRIENAYDSLLSEYTKPPRWRLMRKAGLSDERLTDMARLYLDRLLLEDYEIKRHS, from the coding sequence ATGCTTAATTTTCCTCTGCCCTATCGTGATGAACTGCTGTACAGTGTGATTGCCCGAGCTGGAGTCAGGCAGGGGATTCAGAGTCCTAAGCAACTACTCGATGAGGTGTTTGGCAGCAGAATGGTAATTGCTACTATAGATTTACCATCCCATTTGGATCAAGTAGCAAACTGGCTGACGGAGTCCTATACCGTAGAGCGATTGATCTATGAAAATACATTATTTCCGTTATATGCACCGTTTGTCCCGGAGGAGAATAGACGGAGATGTTTAAACTGGATGAAGAAATCGAGTTATGGATCTGCACATCTTGCATTGGGTGTAGCGGCTTCTGTCGTCAAGACGTCAAAGTACGTGAGATATTGTCCGGCTTGTATGAGGGAACAATTTAATATCCACGGAGAATATTATTGGATTAGGGAATGGCAGGTACCTGGCATAAATTTTTGTACCAAACATGGGCAGTTAATCAACACTCAAATTTCCCGACCCCAAGCGGCTCGGCATCGTTTTATAGCTGCTTCGCCTGCTTTGTGTCCATCATTTTATCAAAAAAAAATAGATCCTCTTTTACTTGCTGTTAATGAACAGGTAAGAATATTGTTGGGTCTGCCGGAACTATCCTCCCCATCATTCTCTCAGTGGACCGAGTACTATCATACTCTGGCTTATTCCTTAGGTTATAGACGAGGTTCAAGACAAATTGATCATGAGGGAATCTATGGGAAAATCAACGAATGCTGGTCTCGTAGCTTTTTGCAGGACAATAATTTATTGATTGACGACTTTGATAATAGTGATACGTCGTGGATGCGGGCGATTTTCCGAAAGCATAGGAAGAGTTTCAGTTTTCTACAGCATATTGTGGTTCACCAGGCGTTATTAGGAGAGGATTGGAATATTAAGGAAGTTCTTCATCGTGTCCAACGAATTCCGGTGATCAGCTATCAGCGGACAACATGCGAAACAGATTCATTAATCCATACTCTTTCAACAGATCAGACTACGTGGCTATCACTTCTCGAGAATCTTTCTCCAAAGCAGGCTAGGATGTACGATAAAGCACTATATGCCAGATTGTATAGAGCTGATCATAAATGGTTGATAACTGTTAATTCGGACAAGCGGTTCGATCGAAGCAGCGGAAATAGGTCAAGAGTTGACTGGCCTGCGCGGGATCAAAAATATTATATAGAATTAATGGATGCATATAAGTTTGTATCCGAAAATAGATTTTCGCCCAGGCGCTCAAAGCGCTTTTTATTGAAACAGTCGGATTCACCCTCAACCCTTGAGAAGAATTTGAATCGGTTACCGCTGGTCAGGAATTTTATAGAAAACCATGCAGAAGATGTAAGTGCATACCAGATTCGTCGAATAGAAAATGCTTATGATTCTTTACTCAGTGAGTATACTAAGCCACCCAGATGGCGTTTAATGCGAAAGGCTGGGTTGAGTGATGAACGATTGACTGATATGGCAAGATTATACTTAGATCGGCTACTTCTAGAGGATTATGAAATTAAAAGGCATAGCTAA
- a CDS encoding AAA family ATPase — protein MNLYDGWIQAEYVESIIDQYRNNPFIECLPPIKNATQVSATLKNQINFRASEIYLDGNKRIHAIAQLIDHFFQPLTRHIELEMKISLMIRQGYIGRNLIDGGHNVHIQNGYERLMKGDLEVQRFEHVESTAKSMTFIGCSGSGKTASINRILATYPQVIYHQKYNFTQIVFLKIDCPYDGSLKSLCHNFFRALDEVLHENYVDRYVRKRHGVETLIALMAQIANTYAIGLLVIDEIQHLSTKRSGGAEKMLNFFVTLVNTISIPVLMVGTPKAQPIFELDLRSARRASGFGALLWEPLARPDFEVKIDKTEWGRFTNRLWKLQWLTKADPVLSTEISETWFDLSQGIMDVVIKLYVLSQMRAVVSGIERITPKLMRKVYEDELKPIHPMIDALRSGLKERIAKYSDLTIPHIDKKIIELSILVQKQVAKVNSEPKFENNSSAIRLYRQLVDMGFESTLLEPLVSKAFRDNPSVELKDIMPIVIEWYKSAEQTKPEKKSGSTYKIIHPKDWHTLETDDLRFVSSQADNTDEFVEILKSSGVMFDTDAWIDTYG, from the coding sequence ATGAACTTATATGATGGTTGGATTCAGGCAGAATATGTTGAGTCTATTATAGATCAATACAGAAATAATCCTTTTATAGAATGCCTGCCACCGATTAAAAATGCTACTCAAGTAAGTGCTACTCTCAAAAATCAAATAAATTTTCGGGCTTCTGAAATTTATTTGGATGGTAATAAAAGAATTCATGCAATCGCTCAGTTGATTGATCATTTCTTTCAACCTCTCACACGACATATTGAACTGGAAATGAAAATTTCGTTGATGATTCGACAAGGATATATAGGCCGAAATCTGATTGATGGAGGACATAATGTCCACATTCAGAATGGCTATGAGCGATTGATGAAAGGTGATCTGGAAGTTCAAAGATTTGAGCATGTTGAATCCACCGCAAAAAGTATGACTTTCATTGGTTGTTCCGGCTCAGGGAAGACTGCCAGCATCAACAGAATTTTGGCGACATATCCGCAGGTAATTTATCATCAAAAATATAATTTTACTCAGATAGTATTTCTCAAGATCGATTGTCCTTATGATGGCTCTCTGAAAAGTCTTTGTCATAATTTTTTCAGAGCGCTCGATGAGGTACTTCATGAAAATTACGTAGATCGTTATGTAAGAAAGCGGCATGGCGTAGAAACATTGATTGCCTTGATGGCTCAAATAGCGAACACATATGCCATTGGTTTGCTTGTAATAGATGAAATTCAACATCTCAGTACCAAACGCTCGGGTGGTGCAGAAAAAATGTTGAATTTCTTTGTTACTTTGGTGAATACAATATCCATACCCGTATTAATGGTCGGTACACCAAAGGCTCAACCGATTTTTGAGTTAGATTTGCGATCTGCCCGTCGAGCGTCGGGTTTTGGTGCTTTATTATGGGAGCCATTAGCAAGACCGGATTTTGAAGTAAAAATAGATAAGACTGAGTGGGGTAGATTTACAAACCGACTGTGGAAATTGCAGTGGCTTACAAAAGCTGACCCGGTGCTATCAACAGAAATAAGTGAAACTTGGTTTGATCTTTCACAGGGCATAATGGACGTAGTAATTAAGCTATACGTTTTATCACAAATGCGCGCGGTTGTTTCAGGTATAGAGCGAATTACTCCAAAGCTGATGCGAAAAGTCTATGAGGATGAGTTGAAGCCTATCCATCCAATGATAGACGCGCTGCGCTCTGGTTTGAAAGAAAGAATAGCTAAATACTCGGATCTGACAATTCCACATATCGATAAAAAAATTATCGAATTGTCTATATTAGTTCAAAAGCAGGTGGCAAAAGTAAATTCAGAACCTAAATTTGAAAACAACAGTAGTGCTATACGATTATATCGACAATTAGTAGATATGGGTTTTGAATCTACACTGCTCGAGCCTCTTGTATCTAAAGCTTTCAGGGATAATCCATCTGTTGAGCTCAAAGACATAATGCCGATAGTTATCGAATGGTATAAGAGTGCTGAGCAAACAAAACCAGAAAAAAAATCGGGTTCCACCTACAAGATTATTCACCCAAAAGACTGGCATACATTGGAAACTGATGATTTGCGTTTCGTTTCCAGTCAAGCTGATAATACAGATGAGTTTGTAGAAATACTCAAAAGCTCAGGTGTAATGTTTGATACTGATGCATGGATTGATACGTATGGGTAA
- a CDS encoding Mu transposase C-terminal domain-containing protein: MVRKIAERNDVAIKTIYSLLRKYWQRGCTPNALLPDYDKSGGPGKKRTAGATKLGRPRTTTPGDGVIIDVEIERMFRAVLDQHYLSEKKHSLAFAHRRFEDMYETSHRHIKKEDYPTLAQLRYFYEREYANEESIRKRAGKIKFRKDIRQLHSTVAANLHGPGAIYEIDATIADIYLVSSDRREIIGRPTIYVVVDAYSRLIVGFYIGLENPSYITAMLALELAIIDKEKLFKLLPIAYSSEDWPAIGLPDAILADKGELMSHQAEFLENAFNVRFDTTPSFRGDAKGVVERNFRTLQADFKKIAPGAVEKTKIKKEGGEDYRLESALTLSEFTTIIVSSIIYRNRYSVLENYDREYQMPTDMPSVPINIWNWGIQHKSGRLRAVNEDSVRIALLPRKVVTISDYGIRFFGAYYSSAELVKSGWLLRTERKLSSSFMAAYDPVSVDRIFFFPEPGKNNYWECFLTDRSREFRGITLWEMKARIREVRNTNAKAKVPARQKKRELEKLIQETIKGAVEQRPSNIDLSKRERISGIQNAREIELNRERTARKENSTKKATDDNQTEIIQFPRDESENVEDDDASYPDLSDILFEDDE, encoded by the coding sequence TTGGTTCGTAAAATCGCAGAAAGAAACGATGTTGCTATTAAAACGATTTACAGTCTATTAAGAAAATATTGGCAGAGAGGATGTACGCCTAATGCACTATTGCCTGATTATGATAAATCTGGTGGACCAGGAAAAAAACGAACTGCAGGGGCTACAAAATTAGGTAGACCCCGAACTACGACACCGGGTGATGGTGTCATCATAGATGTAGAGATCGAAAGGATGTTTCGTGCTGTACTGGATCAGCATTATCTTTCAGAAAAGAAACATTCCCTTGCATTCGCCCATCGTCGATTTGAGGATATGTATGAGACTTCACATCGACATATCAAAAAGGAAGATTATCCTACCTTAGCCCAGCTTCGGTATTTTTATGAGCGAGAATACGCGAATGAGGAATCAATCCGTAAAAGAGCTGGGAAAATAAAATTCCGTAAAGATATCCGGCAACTACACAGTACCGTAGCAGCGAATCTCCATGGACCTGGCGCGATATATGAGATAGACGCAACAATTGCAGATATTTATTTAGTATCTTCAGATCGACGGGAAATTATCGGGCGTCCAACAATCTATGTAGTCGTTGATGCATATAGTCGACTTATAGTCGGTTTTTACATTGGTTTGGAAAATCCTTCTTATATAACTGCGATGCTGGCATTAGAATTAGCGATAATCGATAAGGAAAAGCTTTTCAAGCTCTTACCCATTGCCTATTCAAGTGAGGATTGGCCAGCTATAGGCTTGCCAGATGCTATTCTTGCCGATAAAGGTGAACTGATGTCCCATCAAGCAGAATTCTTGGAGAATGCTTTCAATGTGCGCTTTGATACCACACCTTCATTTCGTGGAGATGCAAAAGGTGTAGTAGAGCGGAATTTTCGAACTCTCCAAGCTGACTTCAAAAAGATTGCTCCAGGGGCTGTGGAGAAAACAAAAATAAAAAAGGAAGGCGGTGAAGACTATCGACTTGAGTCAGCGCTTACATTGAGTGAATTTACGACCATTATAGTAAGTTCCATAATTTATAGAAACCGCTATTCTGTGCTCGAAAACTATGACAGGGAATACCAAATGCCTACTGATATGCCATCAGTCCCTATTAATATTTGGAATTGGGGAATCCAACATAAAAGCGGACGCTTACGTGCAGTAAATGAAGATAGTGTTCGGATTGCTTTACTGCCTCGTAAAGTAGTTACTATCTCAGATTATGGAATTCGGTTTTTCGGCGCTTATTATTCATCAGCTGAGCTAGTTAAGTCTGGTTGGCTTCTTAGGACGGAACGCAAGCTGTCAAGTTCTTTCATGGCTGCCTATGATCCAGTATCCGTGGATAGGATATTTTTCTTTCCGGAACCGGGGAAAAATAATTATTGGGAGTGCTTCCTCACAGATCGTTCTAGAGAATTTAGGGGTATTACATTGTGGGAAATGAAGGCCCGAATAAGAGAAGTCAGAAACACTAATGCGAAAGCAAAGGTTCCCGCAAGGCAGAAAAAACGAGAATTGGAAAAACTCATACAGGAAACTATAAAGGGTGCTGTGGAGCAGCGCCCCAGCAATATAGATTTGAGTAAACGGGAACGAATTTCCGGAATACAGAATGCACGAGAAATTGAGCTAAATAGAGAAAGAACTGCCCGGAAAGAGAACTCAACTAAAAAGGCAACGGATGACAATCAGACGGAAATCATTCAGTTTCCCCGAGATGAATCTGAGAATGTAGAGGATGATGATGCATCTTATCCCGATTTAAGTGATATCTTATTTGAGGATGATGAATGA